One genomic window of Coffea eugenioides isolate CCC68of chromosome 1, Ceug_1.0, whole genome shotgun sequence includes the following:
- the LOC113760503 gene encoding uncharacterized protein LOC113760503 produces the protein MEAGSGSNSQCSPGGPFNSEGSASQPQGHRQKTDIAWGYVSEGKNAQGRKTMTCTYCFKVFHGGGIHRMKQHLAGVTGSVTSCPNVDPAVRLAILTCLQENDKKSKEKRGDFVVESPFGQPVHEFVGDEVQEVPPPRIREISMNEAGTSLGKGKRKTTAPTGIHAFFKGGRDSAQPTIKACLQSKDKWQNTDMAIALWFYDACIPINAVNSPFFQKAIDQIASMGHGYKAPSYHSLRVTLLRDAKKDVQLVVDSFRNTWAETGCTIMGDGWKDSRQRPLINFLVYCSKGISFIKSIDASDIVTNAENLCNLFVEIVEMVGSKNVVHLVTDNASNYKAAGTLLNERYPTICWSPCAAHCINLILKDIGEMGTVKSLVALAATVTVFVYNHKYVLNWLRKTNGWREIIRPGETQFATTFIALKSLHDHKDNLQALVTSGDYKKFLKMNKGKEVKQIVLDDRFWNNCLITVRIMGPIIRLLRVCDTDEMPSLGYVYEGIFRAITGIKKLFRSSERLYKPYIDIINDRWDRMLRKNLHATAYFLNPAFQYDTATFSTHPEITNGLLDYIESKVDWCSVENLTREIGMYREREGSFGRKLAILTSKKDRPENWWKLFGCDAPNLQKLAIRVLSQTASSSGCERNWSVFERIHTKKRNRLEHQRLNDLVYVHYNLRLQYRHNQQKRSYDPVDYESIDKTEFWVVEEEQEGELDYEELEEELEELPIHGQCSNSEQLEDNEEEAEDVDLETFQHRNFFNDEDDDWH, from the exons ATGGAGGCTGGTAGCGGTAGTAACTCACAATGTTCACCGGGGGGACCATTCAATAGTGAGGGATCTGCAAGTCAGCCCCAAGGTCATAGGCAAAAGACAGATATAGCATGGGGATATGTTTCTGAGGGCAAAAatgcacaaggaagaaaaaccaTGACATGCACTTATTGTTTTAAAGTGTTTCATGGGGGTGGCATCCACCGAATGAAGCAACACTTGGCAGGAGTAACGGGCAGTGTTACTTCATGTCCAAATGTTGATCCAGCAGTGAGGCTTGCAATATTAACATGTTTGCAAGAGAATGATAAAAAAtctaaagaaaaaagaggagattttgtggttgaaagtcCTTTTGGTCAACCAGTGCACGAATTTGTCGGTGATGAAGTGCAAGAGGTTCCACCTCCTCGAATAAGGGAAATTTCAATGAATGAGGCTGGTACATCATTAGgtaaaggaaagagaaaaaccACTGCCCCTACAGGTATTCATGCTTTCTTTAAGGGTGGACGTGATAGTGCTCAACCTACTATCAAAGCTTGTTTGCAAAGTAAGGATAAATGGCAAAATACTGATATGGCCATTGCTCTTTGGTTCTATGATGCATGTATTCCCATTAATGCTGTTAATtctccattttttcaaaaagctATCGATCAAATTGCATCAATGGGTCATGGTTATAAAGCTCCATCTTATCATTCTTTGCGAGTCACTTTGTTGCGAGATGCTAAGAAAGATGTGCAGTTAGTTGTTGATTCATTTCGAAATACTTGGGCTGAAACTGGATGCACTATAATGGGTGATGGATGGAAAGATAGTAGACAAAGACCATTGATTAATTTTCTGGTTTATTGTTCTAAGGGTATATCTTTTATCAAGTCTATAGATGCATCGGACATTGTGACAAATGCAGAAAATTTGTGCAATCTGTTTGTTGAAATTGTTGAAATGGTTGGTTCAAAAAATGTGGTGCATTTAGTCACTGATAATGCTAGCAATTATAAGGCTGCTGGAACtttattaaatgaaagataTCCAACTATTTGCTGGTCTCCATGTGCTGCCCATTGTATCAATTTGATTTTGAAGGATATTGGTGAAATGGGTACTGTTAAATCTCTAGTGGCTCTTGCTGCTACAGTAACTGTTTTTGTGTATAATCATAAATATGTTCTAAATTGGCTGAGAAAAACTAATGGGTGGAGGGAGATTATTCGTCCGGGGGAGACTCAATTTGCCACCACTTTTATTGCACTAAAGAGCTTACATGATCACAAAGACAACTTACAAGCTTTAGTCACTAGCGGAGATTACAAAAAGTTCTTGAAAATGAACAAAGGAAAAGAGGTCAAACAAATTGTTTTGGATGATAGATTTTGGAATAATTGTTTGATTACGGTGAGAATAATGGGTCCTATTATTCGGTTGTTGAGAGTTTGTGACACTGATGAAATGCCTTCTTTGGGGTATGTGTATGAAGGTATATTTAGAGCAATTACTGGAATCAAGAAGTTGTTCAGGAGTAGTGAAAGACTATATAAGCCTTACATTGATATCATCAATGACCGATGGGATAGGATGTTGAGGAAAAATTTGCATGCTACGGCATATTTTTTAAATCCCGCTTTTCAATATGACACTGCCACATTCTCTACACATCCAGAAATTACAAATGGTTTATTGGATTACATAGAATCAAAGGTGGATTGGTGTAGTGTGGAAAATTTAACAAGAGAAATTGGAATGTATCGAGAGCGGGAGGGAAGTTTTGGCAGAAAACTTGCTATTCTTACTAGCAAGAAAGATAGACCAg AGAATTGGTGGAAGCTCTTTGGTTGTGATGCTCCCAACTTACAAAAACTTGCAATTCGGGTTTTGAGTCAAACAGCTTCTTCTTCAGGATGTGAGCGTAATTGGAGTGTTTTTGAACGTATTCAtactaagaaaaggaataggTTGGAGCATCAAAGGCTCAATGATCTTGTATATGTGCATTACAATTTGCGTTTGCAGTATAG GCATAATCAGCAAAAGAGATCGTATGATCCCGTTGATTATGAGTCAATTGATAAAACAGAATTTTGGGTGGttgaagaagaacaagaaggGGAGCTTGATTATGAGGAGTTAGAGGAAGAGCTTGAAGAACTTCCAATTCATGGTCAATGTTCAAATTCTGAACAACTTGAAG ATAATGAAGAGGAAGCAGAAGATGTTGATTTAGAAACATTTCAGCATCGAAACTTTTttaatgatgaagatgatgattgGCATTAA